The Salmo salar unplaced genomic scaffold, Ssal_v3.1, whole genome shotgun sequence genome includes a region encoding these proteins:
- the chrna6 gene encoding neuronal acetylcholine receptor subunit alpha-6 isoform X1 — protein sequence MNQAARGTLLLLVLVLIMQDCFSSKGEDRLFRRLFRRYNQFIRPVENVSDPVTVEFEVSMSQLVKVDEVNQIMETNLWLRHIWNDYKLSWAPVEFDGIEFIRVPSNKIWRPDIVLYNNAVGDFLVEDKTKALLKFDGTVTWVPPAIFKSSCPMDITYFPFDYQNCSMKFGSWTYDKAKIDLVLIGSKVNLKDFWESGEWEIIDAPGYKHDIKYNCCEEIYPDITYSFYIRRLPLFYTINLIIPCLLISFLTVLVFYLPSDCGEKVTLCISVLLSLTVFLLVITETIPSTSLVIPLIGEYLLFTMIFVTLSIVITVFVLNVHYRTPMTHTMPGWVRSVFLRVLPRVMLMRRPIDQDGKALCSDSGEERGAGGGGGGRGGKGGKKRKNSLTQGGNCLEFGDNKLTEGGCGERGGKKCPCPCQHGKETPETTDPGKLSRQLSPQSINTVVAFSVLSPEIKQAIESVKYIAENMRSRNKAKEVEDDWKYVAMVIDRIFLWVFVTVCILGTLGLFLQPVIGFLS from the exons actgCTTCTCCTCTAAGGGGGAGGACAGGTTGTTCAGGAGGCTGTTCCGGAGGTACAACCAGTTTATCAGGCCGGTGGAGAACGTCTCAGACCCCGTCACCGTGGAGTTTGAGGTTTCCATGTCACAGCTCGTAAAAGTg GATGAAGTGAATCAGATCATGGAGACAAATCTGTGGCTGAGACac ATCTGGAATGACTACAAACTGAGCTGGGCCCCAGTGGAGTTTGATGGGATTGAGTTCATCAGAGTTCCATCCAACAAGATCTGGAGACCTGACATAGTGCTTTATAACAA TGCGGTGGGAGACTTCCTGGTTGAAGATAAGACCAAAGCTCTGTTGAAGTTTGACGGTACAGTCACCTGGGTTCCCCCCGCCATCTTTAAGTCCTCCTGCCCCATGGACATCACCTATTTCCCCTTTGACTACCAGAACTGCTCCATGAAGTTTGGCTCCTGGACCTACGACAAGGCCAAGATCGACCTGGTGCTCATTGGGTCAAAG GTCAACCTCAAAGACTTCTGGGAGAGCGGCGAGTGGGAGATCATCGATGCTCCGGGCTACAAGCACGACATCAAGTACAACTGTTGCGAGGAGATCTACCCAGACATCACCTACTCCTTCTACATCAGACGCCTGCCTCTCTTTTACACCATCAACCTCATCATCCCCTGTCTCCTCATCTCTTTTTTAACAGTCCTGGTCTTCTACCTGCCCTCCGACTGCGGAGAGAAG GTGACCCTCTgtatctctgtcctcctctccctcactgtgTTCCTCCTGGTGATTACTGAGACCATCCCGTCCACTTCCCTGGTCATCCCCCTCATCGGGGAGTACCTCCTCTTCACTATGATCTTCGTCACTCTCTCCATCGTCATCACCGTGTTCGTCTTGAACGTCCACTACCGTACACCAATGACCCACACCATGCCGGGCTGGGTCAGGTCCGTCTTCCTCAG GGTGCTACCCAGAGTCATGCTGATGAGACGGCCAATAGACCAGGACGGCAAGGCCCTCTGTTCAGACagcggggaggagagaggagcaggaggaggaggaggaggtagaggagggaaaggaggaaagaagaggaagaataGTCTGAcg CAGGGAGGGAACTGCCTGGAGTTCGGAGACAACAAACTGACTGAGGGAGGAtgtggagaaagagggggaaagaagTGCCCTTGCCCCTGCCAACATGGGAAGGAGACCCCAGAGACAACAGATCCGGGGAAACTGAGCCGCCAGCTGAGTCCTCAGAGCATCAACACGGTGGTGGCCTTCTCCGTCCTGTCCCCGGAGATTAAACAGGCCATCGAGAGCGTCAAGTACATCGCCGAGAACATGAGGAGCCGCAACAAGGCCAAAGAG gTGGAGGATGATTGGAAGTACGTTGCCATGGTGATAGACAGAATCTTCCTGTGGGTGTTTGTGACAGTGTGCATCCTCGGAACCCTTGGCCTCTTCCTGCAGCCTGTCATTGGCTTCCTGTCATAA
- the chrna6 gene encoding neuronal acetylcholine receptor subunit alpha-6 isoform X3, producing the protein MNQAARGTLLLLVLVLIMQDCFSSKGEDRLFRRLFRRYNQFIRPVENVSDPVTVEFEVSMSQLVKVDEVNQIMETNLWLRHIWNDYKLSWAPVEFDGIEFIRVPSNKIWRPDIVLYNNAVGDFLVEDKTKALLKFDGTVTWVPPAIFKSSCPMDITYFPFDYQNCSMKFGSWTYDKAKIDLVLIGSKVNLKDFWESGEWEIIDAPGYKHDIKYNCCEEIYPDITYSFYIRRLPLFYTINLIIPCLLISFLTVLVFYLPSDCGEKVTLCISVLLSLTVFLLVITETIPSTSLVIPLIGEYLLFTMIFVTLSIVITVFVLNVHYRTPMTHTMPGWVRSVFLRVLPRVMLMRRPIDQDGKALCSDSGEERGAGGGGGGRGGKGGKKRKNSLTQGGNCLEFGDNKLTEGGCGERGGKKCPCPCQHGKETPETTDPGKLSRQLSPQSINTVVAFSVLSPEIKQAIESVKYIAENMRSRNKAKELQ; encoded by the exons actgCTTCTCCTCTAAGGGGGAGGACAGGTTGTTCAGGAGGCTGTTCCGGAGGTACAACCAGTTTATCAGGCCGGTGGAGAACGTCTCAGACCCCGTCACCGTGGAGTTTGAGGTTTCCATGTCACAGCTCGTAAAAGTg GATGAAGTGAATCAGATCATGGAGACAAATCTGTGGCTGAGACac ATCTGGAATGACTACAAACTGAGCTGGGCCCCAGTGGAGTTTGATGGGATTGAGTTCATCAGAGTTCCATCCAACAAGATCTGGAGACCTGACATAGTGCTTTATAACAA TGCGGTGGGAGACTTCCTGGTTGAAGATAAGACCAAAGCTCTGTTGAAGTTTGACGGTACAGTCACCTGGGTTCCCCCCGCCATCTTTAAGTCCTCCTGCCCCATGGACATCACCTATTTCCCCTTTGACTACCAGAACTGCTCCATGAAGTTTGGCTCCTGGACCTACGACAAGGCCAAGATCGACCTGGTGCTCATTGGGTCAAAG GTCAACCTCAAAGACTTCTGGGAGAGCGGCGAGTGGGAGATCATCGATGCTCCGGGCTACAAGCACGACATCAAGTACAACTGTTGCGAGGAGATCTACCCAGACATCACCTACTCCTTCTACATCAGACGCCTGCCTCTCTTTTACACCATCAACCTCATCATCCCCTGTCTCCTCATCTCTTTTTTAACAGTCCTGGTCTTCTACCTGCCCTCCGACTGCGGAGAGAAG GTGACCCTCTgtatctctgtcctcctctccctcactgtgTTCCTCCTGGTGATTACTGAGACCATCCCGTCCACTTCCCTGGTCATCCCCCTCATCGGGGAGTACCTCCTCTTCACTATGATCTTCGTCACTCTCTCCATCGTCATCACCGTGTTCGTCTTGAACGTCCACTACCGTACACCAATGACCCACACCATGCCGGGCTGGGTCAGGTCCGTCTTCCTCAG GGTGCTACCCAGAGTCATGCTGATGAGACGGCCAATAGACCAGGACGGCAAGGCCCTCTGTTCAGACagcggggaggagagaggagcaggaggaggaggaggaggtagaggagggaaaggaggaaagaagaggaagaataGTCTGAcg CAGGGAGGGAACTGCCTGGAGTTCGGAGACAACAAACTGACTGAGGGAGGAtgtggagaaagagggggaaagaagTGCCCTTGCCCCTGCCAACATGGGAAGGAGACCCCAGAGACAACAGATCCGGGGAAACTGAGCCGCCAGCTGAGTCCTCAGAGCATCAACACGGTGGTGGCCTTCTCCGTCCTGTCCCCGGAGATTAAACAGGCCATCGAGAGCGTCAAGTACATCGCCGAGAACATGAGGAGCCGCAACAAGGCCAAAGAG
- the chrna6 gene encoding neuronal acetylcholine receptor subunit alpha-6 isoform X2, producing MNQAARGTLLLLVLVLIMQDCFSSKGEDRLFRRLFRRYNQFIRPVENVSDPVTVEFEVSMSQLVKVDEVNQIMETNLWLRHIWNDYKLSWAPVEFDGIEFIRVPSNKIWRPDIVLYNNAVGDFLVEDKTKALLKFDGTVTWVPPAIFKSSCPMDITYFPFDYQNCSMKFGSWTYDKAKIDLVLIGSKVNLKDFWESGEWEIIDAPGYKHDIKYNCCEEIYPDITYSFYIRRLPLFYTINLIIPCLLISFLTVLVFYLPSDCGEKVTLCISVLLSLTVFLLVITETIPSTSLVIPLIGEYLLFTMIFVTLSIVITVFVLNVHYRTPMTHTMPGWVRSVFLRVLPRVMLMRRPIDQDGKALCSDSGEERGAGGGGGGRGGKGGKKRKNSLTGGNCLEFGDNKLTEGGCGERGGKKCPCPCQHGKETPETTDPGKLSRQLSPQSINTVVAFSVLSPEIKQAIESVKYIAENMRSRNKAKEVEDDWKYVAMVIDRIFLWVFVTVCILGTLGLFLQPVIGFLS from the exons actgCTTCTCCTCTAAGGGGGAGGACAGGTTGTTCAGGAGGCTGTTCCGGAGGTACAACCAGTTTATCAGGCCGGTGGAGAACGTCTCAGACCCCGTCACCGTGGAGTTTGAGGTTTCCATGTCACAGCTCGTAAAAGTg GATGAAGTGAATCAGATCATGGAGACAAATCTGTGGCTGAGACac ATCTGGAATGACTACAAACTGAGCTGGGCCCCAGTGGAGTTTGATGGGATTGAGTTCATCAGAGTTCCATCCAACAAGATCTGGAGACCTGACATAGTGCTTTATAACAA TGCGGTGGGAGACTTCCTGGTTGAAGATAAGACCAAAGCTCTGTTGAAGTTTGACGGTACAGTCACCTGGGTTCCCCCCGCCATCTTTAAGTCCTCCTGCCCCATGGACATCACCTATTTCCCCTTTGACTACCAGAACTGCTCCATGAAGTTTGGCTCCTGGACCTACGACAAGGCCAAGATCGACCTGGTGCTCATTGGGTCAAAG GTCAACCTCAAAGACTTCTGGGAGAGCGGCGAGTGGGAGATCATCGATGCTCCGGGCTACAAGCACGACATCAAGTACAACTGTTGCGAGGAGATCTACCCAGACATCACCTACTCCTTCTACATCAGACGCCTGCCTCTCTTTTACACCATCAACCTCATCATCCCCTGTCTCCTCATCTCTTTTTTAACAGTCCTGGTCTTCTACCTGCCCTCCGACTGCGGAGAGAAG GTGACCCTCTgtatctctgtcctcctctccctcactgtgTTCCTCCTGGTGATTACTGAGACCATCCCGTCCACTTCCCTGGTCATCCCCCTCATCGGGGAGTACCTCCTCTTCACTATGATCTTCGTCACTCTCTCCATCGTCATCACCGTGTTCGTCTTGAACGTCCACTACCGTACACCAATGACCCACACCATGCCGGGCTGGGTCAGGTCCGTCTTCCTCAG GGTGCTACCCAGAGTCATGCTGATGAGACGGCCAATAGACCAGGACGGCAAGGCCCTCTGTTCAGACagcggggaggagagaggagcaggaggaggaggaggaggtagaggagggaaaggaggaaagaagaggaagaataGTCTGAcg GGAGGGAACTGCCTGGAGTTCGGAGACAACAAACTGACTGAGGGAGGAtgtggagaaagagggggaaagaagTGCCCTTGCCCCTGCCAACATGGGAAGGAGACCCCAGAGACAACAGATCCGGGGAAACTGAGCCGCCAGCTGAGTCCTCAGAGCATCAACACGGTGGTGGCCTTCTCCGTCCTGTCCCCGGAGATTAAACAGGCCATCGAGAGCGTCAAGTACATCGCCGAGAACATGAGGAGCCGCAACAAGGCCAAAGAG gTGGAGGATGATTGGAAGTACGTTGCCATGGTGATAGACAGAATCTTCCTGTGGGTGTTTGTGACAGTGTGCATCCTCGGAACCCTTGGCCTCTTCCTGCAGCCTGTCATTGGCTTCCTGTCATAA